From a region of the Drosophila virilis strain 15010-1051.87 chromosome 3, Dvir_AGI_RSII-ME, whole genome shotgun sequence genome:
- the LOC6623528 gene encoding uncharacterized protein, with the protein MWQGFGIYMALLLCLASAQAAIIRSDQQQETTRILDGLAEAASTTVTPEESTTHKAALNRVALSRDQDASVQIGLASLNPAPSTIEGDLIVVGGKPPMKSAKLLLLSTPAKRPAEVEQQLEEQDESDTVAAAGSGESGVPTTTLSYMNELEGTTTAENSESTTTATTIESSDRQTTKLFPINATISSQDSSEPNVAIALATDNATIAIAEQPQAAGDNNVAIQLALVEPEAEYVLVDVNAGLQLASPASTASTATHDELQLGSFTHIDSDAHLQPVVHSVEIVPTRFDDPLIVNFVHNLR; encoded by the coding sequence ATGTGGCAAGGATTCGGCATTTAcatggcattgttgttgtgcctggCAAGCGCACAAGCGGCTATCATACGGAGCGATCAGCAACAGGAGACAACCAGAATATTGGACGGGCTGGCAGAGGCTGCCAGCACTACGGTGACACCAGAAGAAAGCACCACGCACAAAGCCGCGCTGAACCGCGTTGCACTGAGCCGCGACCAGGATGCCAGCGTGCAAATTGGATTGGCCAGTTTAAATCCTGCGCCGAGCACCATCGAGGGCGACCTGATTGTGGTTGGAGGCAAGCCACCAATGAAGTCGGCtaagctgttgctgctgagcaCGCCAGCCAAGCGGCCGGCAGAGGTGGAACAACAGCTTGAGGAGCAGGACGAGAGCGACACAGTCGCCGCCGCGGGCAGCGGTGAGAGCGGGGTCCCAACCACAACGCTAAGCTATATGAACGAGCTGGAGGGTACCACCACTGCCGAGAATAGTGAATCTACAACAACGGCAACCACAATTGAGAGCAGCGACCGCCAGACAACAAAACTCTTTCCCATCAATGCGACAATATCCTCGCAGGACTCGTCTGAGCCCAATGTGGCCATCGCCCTGGCCACGGACAATGCCACAATTGCGATTGCCGAACAGCCGCAGGCAGCTGGTGACAACAATGTGGCCATTCAGCTGGCCCTTGTCGAGCCCGAGGCGGAATACGTGCTGGTCGATGTCAATGCTGGCCTGCAGCTGGCATCCccagcatcaacagcatcaacagccacacATGACGAACTGCAGCTGGGCAGCTTCACGCACATCGACAGCGATGCCCACTTGCAGCCTGTGGTCCATTCCGTAGAAATTGTGCCCACCCGTTTCGATGATCCCCTGATTGTTAACTTTGTGCACAATTTGCGCTGA
- the LOC6623827 gene encoding uncharacterized protein yields the protein MQWIFALVLALWATAIAETRQIRINRYAVSVQEDDVQQAVVKELKPTPYPAAGYRPQGRAFWLPGEADAEALPTEGSGLGTTTTELPLDEGTTSTTESLDLSTTTMTTTTLDSLDATTTSAPFEFRSGRANAKAPYPAAGYRPSRAFRLPTELNLELGQQQQQQQVEPSNVNETAAVPDSNANHPVCGVSTNPLKPTPEPGTKDEPDSENVLITANLGPAVLVARAPTSPGIPVAIPLRSQPLIAAPRRGFVYTTHVEQRW from the coding sequence ATGCAGTGGATATTCGCGCTAGTTCTGGCCCTCTGGGCAACCGCAATCGCCGAGACGCGCCAGATACGTATCAATCGTTATGCGGTCAGCGTGCAGGAGGATGACGTACAGCAGGCGGTGGTTAAGGAGCTGAAGCCCACGCCATATCCGGCAGCTGGCTATAGACCGCAGGGACGCGCCTTCTGGTTGCCGGGCGAAGCCGATGCGGAGGCTCTGCCCACTGAGGGCTCGGGCTTGGGTACAACTACAACGGAATTGCCGCTGGATGAGGGAACAACGAGCACAACAGAGTCACTCGACTTGAGCActacaacaatgacaacaaccaCATTGGATTCCCTGGACGCCACGACCACATCAGCACCCTTTGAGTTTCGTTCCGGCCGCGCCAATGCGAAAGCCCCTTATCCAGCTGCAGGCTATCGACCAAGTCGCGCTTTTCGACTGCCCACCGAGCTGAATCTGGAgctggggcagcagcagcagcagcaacaggtggAGCCAAGCAATGTAAACGAGACGGCAGCAGTTCCCGATAGTAATGCCAACCATCCTGTTTGCGGTGTCAGCACAAACCCACTGAAGCCCACCCCGGAGCCGGGCACCAAGGATGAGCCCGACTCGGAAAATGTGCTGATTACCGCCAATCTGGGGCCAGCCGTATTGGTTGCCAGAGCACCAACCTCCCCGGGCATACCCGTTGCCATACCCCTGCGCTCGCAGCCTCTGATTGCGGCGCCCAGGCGAGGATTTGTCTACACCACGCACGTGGAGCAGCGTTGGTGA
- the Syn1 gene encoding beta-1-syntrophin isoform X1 produces MVESSSLGRAPPAAQQPIPQQHSPSPSGMRCGNLETRVRGSWYRVMVTLETDFLAVSLDESCESTHPSSDSQSTTLNGTLGSNHSGGGGASQNGTLPSSASLQGMVVQDTELDGSVGTGTGTGSSNNDNGDLCLNNNNNADAVGLDMCDVPDHVANQKRHVRIIKSDNNGLGISIKGGRENRMPILISKIFRGMAADQAKGLYVGDAILTVNGEELRDATHDEAVRALKRAGRVVDLEVKFLREVTPYFRKASIISEVGWELQRAFLCPLGPGAPTSPPAPTPKTTPRADTRYIPLQLTHLARNLKYIDPENRCLELHSPDGVHSCILRAADSAEALVWFNALHSAMGSSTQRSLVEANRALMTLIGELKHIGWLSKRLNGGGSSGSAGGGGGSGAASGGSGTSNSGGVAGEVVSPSGRSSSESSDESDKWLPIFVAVTEREFRIYESAPWSVEAWSRPLESYALATTRLAGAGNNSSLNGQQTTVFCVRCGTARGVLVYWLRSETHRDMAAWARALVQGSHQAVNLQREFSFRCLYQGRQCQLVVHINRGFFLYDCGGFASSTPTAAVANKTQLWQFPFDKLKGSADDGARMLYLDFGDDGEIELDMECCPKPVVFVVHNCLSAKVHNIA; encoded by the exons ATGGTGGAATCGTCGAGCTTGGGCCGTGCGCCGCCAGCGGCACAACAGCCCATACCTCAGCAGCattcgccgtcgccgtcgggAATGCGTTGCGGCAATTTGGAGACGCGCGTGCGCGGCTCTTGGTACCGTGTGATGGTAACGCTGGAAACGGACTTTCTGGCCGTGAGTCTGGATGAGTCGTGCGAGTCTACGCATCCTTCGAGCGACAGCCAATCCACAACACTAAACGGCACACTGGG AAGCAATCACAGCGGCGGAGGAGGCGCCAGTCAGAATGGCACGTTGCCCAGCTCTGCCTCGTTGCAGGGCATGGTTGTTCAAGACACCGAACTGGATGGCTCTGtgggcactggcactggcactggcagcagcaacaacgacaacggcgaTCTTTGTCtgaataacaataacaatgcgGACGCCGTTGGCCTGGACATGTGCGATGTACCTGATCATGTGGCCAATCAGAAGCGCCACGTACGCATCATCAAGTCCGACAACAACGGTCTGGGCATATCCATCAAAGGAGGTCGCGAGAATCGCATGCCCATACTCATCTCGAAGATCTTTCGGGGCATGGCTGCCGACCAAGCCAAAGGCCTCTACGTGGGCGATGCCATTCTCACCGTGAACGGCGAGGAGCTGCGCGATGCCACCCACGATGAGGCAGTGCGTGCCCTGAAACGTGCCGGTCGCGTTGTGGATCTGGAAG TTAAATTTCTGCGCGAGGTGACGCCCTACTTTCGGAAGGCGAGCATCATTTCTGAGGTGGGCTGGGAGCTGCAGCGTGCATTCCTCTGCCCATTGGGTCCGGGCGCGCCGACATCCCCGCCAGCACCGACGCCTAAGACAACGCCGCGAGCAGACACGCGCTACATACCGCTGCAGCTGACGCATCTGGCGCGCAATCTCAAGTACATCGATCCGG AAAACCGTTGCCTGGAGCTGCACTCGCCGGATGGCGTGCACTCGTGCATTCTGCGTGCGGCCGATTCCGCGGAAGCTCTGGTCTGGTTCAATGCGCTCCACTCGGCCATGGGCAGCAGCACGCAGCGCTCCCTGGTCGAGGCCAACCGTGCGCTGATGACTCTTATTGGGGAGCTCAAGCACATTGGTTGGCTGAGCAAGCGTCTAAACGGAGGCGGCAGCTCGGGCAGCGCCGGCGGCGGTGGGGGCAGTGGCGCGGCCAGCGGAGGTAGCGGCACCTCGAACAGTGGAGGCGTCGCCGGCGAGGTGGTAAGT CCCAGCGGTCGCTCCAGCTCGGAGAGTTCCGATGAAAGCGACAAATGGCTGCCCATTTTTGTGGCAGTTACCGAGCGCGAGTTTCGGATATACGAGAGCGCACCCTGGTCCGTGGAGGCCTGGAGTCGTCCATTGGAGAGCTATGCGCTGGCCACCACAAGGTTGGCCGGAGCCGGCAACAATTCCTCCCTAAAT GGCCAGCAGACCACGGTGTTTTGTGTGCGCTGTGGCACAGCACGGGGTGTCCTGGTGTACTGGCTACGCTCGGAGACACACCGGGATATGGCCGCGTGGGCGCGTGCTCTTGTTCAGGGCTCCCATCAGGCGGTCAATTTGCAGCGGGAGTTCTCGTTTCGCTGCCTCTACCAGGGCAGGCAGTGTCAATTGGTTGTGCACATAAATCGGGGCTTCTTCTTATACGATTGCGGTGGCTTCGCCTCATCCACGCCAACAGCGGCGGTGGCCAACAAAACGCAGCTCTGGCAATTCCCATTTGATAAGTTAAAAGGCTCGGCGGACGACGGAGCTCGCATGCTATATTTGGATTTTGGCGATGATGGCGAAATC GAGTTGGATATGGAGTGTTGTCCAAAGCCCGTTGTGTTCGTGGTACACAATTGCCTGTCGGCCAAGGTTCATAATATTGCCTAA
- the LOC6623817 gene encoding uncharacterized protein — MQIFTGIVLMLLLAVAVSARPQRRQLKSQRQVELASTPYPAAGFRPRIPFDLPSERQPKLEEPLATTTAAATTKITVEDFGTTETQSTTELLEQDVQINARTPANTYGAPEQSASSPDDTVEVVAQAPARDFQPPVREAVEDFAAVAVDGIAPEQQPVADLPALDQAETPLSNDEELPATEIAFKAAATPASTYGAPNTPASSYGAPELEEPDNELETDESQVELVEEAEEDLNAAALGLASGRLVLLPINAAGAQFGRLILAVEQPKQSKLGRQRIRSERLRRRH; from the coding sequence ATGCAAATCTTCACCGGAATAGTCCTGATGCTACTGCTGGCTGTGGCCGTCTCGGCAAGGCCGCAGCGGCGCCAGCTGAAGAGCCAACGTCAGGTGGAGTTGGCTAGCACACCGTATCCGGCAGCTGGTTTCCGGCCAAGAATACCCTTCGATCTGCCCAGCGAGCGACAGCCCAAGCTGGAGGAGCCActagccacaacaacagcagcagcaactaccaAGATCACAGTGGAAGATTTCGGCACCACAGAAACGCAGAGCACCACCGAGTTGCTGGAGCAGGATGTGCAGATAAATGCACGCACACCGGCCAACACCTATGGGGCACCCGAGCAGTCAGCGTCTAGTCCAGACGACACTGTTGAGGTGGTTGCCCAGGCGCCTGCTCGAGACTTTCAGCCACCCGTACGCGAGGCTGTGGAGGATTTTGCCGCTGTTGCCGTTGATGGCATTGCTCCTGAGCAGCAGCCTGTTGCTGATTTGCCTGCCCTGGACCAGGCCGAGACGCCGCTGAGCAACGATGAAGAGCTGCCGGCCACCGAGATTGCCTTCAAGGCGGCAGCCACACCAGCCAGCACTTACGGCGCGCCCAATACGCCCGCCAGCAGCTATGGCGCTCCCGAGCTCGAGGAGCCCGACAACGAACTGGAAACGGACGAGTCACAGGTGGAGCTGGTCGAGGAGGCCGAGGAAGATCTAAACGCTGCTGCTCTAGGCCTGGCCAGCGGTCGCCTGGTTCTGCTGCCCATTAACGCCGCCGGCGCCCAATTCGGTCGCCTCATCCTAGCTGTGGAGCAGCCCAAACAGTCAAAGCTTGGGCGCCAACGCATACGCAGCGAACGCCTGCGCCGCCGCCActaa
- the Syn1 gene encoding beta-1-syntrophin isoform X2, translating to MVESSSLGRAPPAAQQPIPQQHSPSPSGMRCGNLETRVRGSWYRVMVTLETDFLAVSLDESCESTHPSSDSQSTTLNGTLGSNHSGGGGASQNGTLPSSASLQGMVVQDTELDGSVGTGTGTGSSNNDNGDLCLNNNNNADAVGLDMCDVPDHVANQKRHVRIIKSDNNGLGISIKGGRENRMPILISKIFRGMAADQAKGLYVGDAILTVNGEELRDATHDEAVRALKRAGRVVDLEVKFLREVTPYFRKASIISEVGWELQRAFLCPLGPGAPTSPPAPTPKTTPRADTRYIPLQLTHLARNLKYIDPENRCLELHSPDGVHSCILRAADSAEALVWFNALHSAMGSSTQRSLVEANRALMTLIGELKHIGWLSKRLNGGGSSGSAGGGGGSGAASGGSGTSNSGGVAGEVPSGRSSSESSDESDKWLPIFVAVTEREFRIYESAPWSVEAWSRPLESYALATTRLAGAGNNSSLNGQQTTVFCVRCGTARGVLVYWLRSETHRDMAAWARALVQGSHQAVNLQREFSFRCLYQGRQCQLVVHINRGFFLYDCGGFASSTPTAAVANKTQLWQFPFDKLKGSADDGARMLYLDFGDDGEIELDMECCPKPVVFVVHNCLSAKVHNIA from the exons ATGGTGGAATCGTCGAGCTTGGGCCGTGCGCCGCCAGCGGCACAACAGCCCATACCTCAGCAGCattcgccgtcgccgtcgggAATGCGTTGCGGCAATTTGGAGACGCGCGTGCGCGGCTCTTGGTACCGTGTGATGGTAACGCTGGAAACGGACTTTCTGGCCGTGAGTCTGGATGAGTCGTGCGAGTCTACGCATCCTTCGAGCGACAGCCAATCCACAACACTAAACGGCACACTGGG AAGCAATCACAGCGGCGGAGGAGGCGCCAGTCAGAATGGCACGTTGCCCAGCTCTGCCTCGTTGCAGGGCATGGTTGTTCAAGACACCGAACTGGATGGCTCTGtgggcactggcactggcactggcagcagcaacaacgacaacggcgaTCTTTGTCtgaataacaataacaatgcgGACGCCGTTGGCCTGGACATGTGCGATGTACCTGATCATGTGGCCAATCAGAAGCGCCACGTACGCATCATCAAGTCCGACAACAACGGTCTGGGCATATCCATCAAAGGAGGTCGCGAGAATCGCATGCCCATACTCATCTCGAAGATCTTTCGGGGCATGGCTGCCGACCAAGCCAAAGGCCTCTACGTGGGCGATGCCATTCTCACCGTGAACGGCGAGGAGCTGCGCGATGCCACCCACGATGAGGCAGTGCGTGCCCTGAAACGTGCCGGTCGCGTTGTGGATCTGGAAG TTAAATTTCTGCGCGAGGTGACGCCCTACTTTCGGAAGGCGAGCATCATTTCTGAGGTGGGCTGGGAGCTGCAGCGTGCATTCCTCTGCCCATTGGGTCCGGGCGCGCCGACATCCCCGCCAGCACCGACGCCTAAGACAACGCCGCGAGCAGACACGCGCTACATACCGCTGCAGCTGACGCATCTGGCGCGCAATCTCAAGTACATCGATCCGG AAAACCGTTGCCTGGAGCTGCACTCGCCGGATGGCGTGCACTCGTGCATTCTGCGTGCGGCCGATTCCGCGGAAGCTCTGGTCTGGTTCAATGCGCTCCACTCGGCCATGGGCAGCAGCACGCAGCGCTCCCTGGTCGAGGCCAACCGTGCGCTGATGACTCTTATTGGGGAGCTCAAGCACATTGGTTGGCTGAGCAAGCGTCTAAACGGAGGCGGCAGCTCGGGCAGCGCCGGCGGCGGTGGGGGCAGTGGCGCGGCCAGCGGAGGTAGCGGCACCTCGAACAGTGGAGGCGTCGCCGGCGAGGTG CCCAGCGGTCGCTCCAGCTCGGAGAGTTCCGATGAAAGCGACAAATGGCTGCCCATTTTTGTGGCAGTTACCGAGCGCGAGTTTCGGATATACGAGAGCGCACCCTGGTCCGTGGAGGCCTGGAGTCGTCCATTGGAGAGCTATGCGCTGGCCACCACAAGGTTGGCCGGAGCCGGCAACAATTCCTCCCTAAAT GGCCAGCAGACCACGGTGTTTTGTGTGCGCTGTGGCACAGCACGGGGTGTCCTGGTGTACTGGCTACGCTCGGAGACACACCGGGATATGGCCGCGTGGGCGCGTGCTCTTGTTCAGGGCTCCCATCAGGCGGTCAATTTGCAGCGGGAGTTCTCGTTTCGCTGCCTCTACCAGGGCAGGCAGTGTCAATTGGTTGTGCACATAAATCGGGGCTTCTTCTTATACGATTGCGGTGGCTTCGCCTCATCCACGCCAACAGCGGCGGTGGCCAACAAAACGCAGCTCTGGCAATTCCCATTTGATAAGTTAAAAGGCTCGGCGGACGACGGAGCTCGCATGCTATATTTGGATTTTGGCGATGATGGCGAAATC GAGTTGGATATGGAGTGTTGTCCAAAGCCCGTTGTGTTCGTGGTACACAATTGCCTGTCGGCCAAGGTTCATAATATTGCCTAA